A genomic window from Silene latifolia isolate original U9 population chromosome 11, ASM4854445v1, whole genome shotgun sequence includes:
- the LOC141612606 gene encoding uncharacterized protein LOC141612606, with translation MPDSQDHSSSDSYEFYDDPLYLSSSDQPTSLLTPVLFDGTDFLSWKQDVLMALAAKNKDGFINGSLVKPSATDKKYHQFIRCDLMVLKWILNSTDKSIRETLKYIRTAKALWDEIMERYGQTNFIEIYQLNQDLSSVSQANSSLIEYYSKVKQIWETLDSLDPIPDCSCGKLAACTCTLLKRMQARDQQAKLIRFLMGLNSGYDTVRTQILSMDPLPSISKVLGLLQKVEKHKQLTEIVEHVTDITAYASYKSSDASTLIKKPGSQTGSASAKYCSRCEMNNHSLEECFMVNPCPSCGKVGHSVNKCFHIVGFPGKNNKGKGKMAYNKNAKQSFKKTANNADMVIESSPLDDDTDVAAASSSQSASFDSTVIDGLVTSVIDQVLKRISDSKTGLSTSNFAGISHHAFTAHQHNAHIAQSSNYFTDWIIDTGASDHMTYNIDLLHNKVTLNPPMLIGLPDGTHKSVSISGDVLTPEITLKHVLLLTDFKQNLLSVSKLIDNNNLSAIFLSEHCLFQDIYPLKEHAANHQRTTLDYITDETKPTNKWKTPEIRDGKTILTKRETFIE, from the coding sequence ATGCCTGATTCTCAAGATCATTCATCATCTGATTCTTATGAATTTTATGATGATCCATTATATCTTTCTTCCTCTGATCAGCCTACATCTTTACTCACTCCTGTACTGTTTGATGGGACTGATTTTTTGAGCTGGAAACAAGATGTTCTTATGGCCTTAGCTGCGAAGAACAAAGACGGGTTCATTAATGGTTCCTTGGTCAAGCCTTCTGCAACAGATAAGAAGTACCATCAATTCATCCGATGTGATTTAATGGTGCTCAAGTGGATTTTAAATTCTACAGACAAATCAATCAGGGAAACACTAAAGTACATTAGAACTGCTAAAGCTTTGTGGGATGAGATCATGGAAAGATATGGTCAAACTAATTTCATTGAGATTTATCAGTTAAATCAAGATTTGAGTTCAGTGTCTCAAGCCAACTCTTCTCTCATTGAGTATTACAGCAAGGTGAAACAAATTTGGGAGACTCTGGACAGTTTGGACCCCATTCCAGATTGTTCTTGTGGTAAATTAGCCGCTTGTACTTGCACTTTACTCAAACGTATGCAGGCTCGTGATCAGCAAGCCAAGTTGATCAGATTTTTGATGGGATTAAACTCTGGTTATGACACTGTCAGAACCCAGATTTTGTCAATGGATCCCTTACCCTCCATCAGTAAGGTTCTTGGTCTTCTTCAGAAGGTGGAGAAGCACAAGCAGTTGACTGAGATTGTTGAGCATGTCACTGATATCACTGCATATGCTAGTTATAAATCTTCAGATGCCTCAACCTTGATAAAGAAACCTGGTTCACAAACTGGTTCAGCTTCAGCTAAGTATTGCAGTCGGTGTGAGATGAATAATCACAGTCTTGAAGAATGCTTTATGGTCAATCCTTGTCCATCATGTGGAAAAGTAGGTCATTCAGTCAATAAGTGTTTTCACATTGTTGGTTTTCCTGGGAAGAACAACAAAGGGAAGGGTAAGATGGCTTACAATAAGAATGCTAAACAATCTTTCAAGAAAACTGCTAATAACGCAGATATGGTCATTGAGTCCTCTCCTCTGGATGATGATACTGATGTAGCAGCTGCTAGTTCTTCACAGTCTGCCTCTTTTGATTCTACAGTAATTGATGGACTGGTTACTTCAGTGATAGATCAAGTATTGAAGCGTATTTCTGACAGTAAAACAGGTCTCTCTACCTCCAACTTTGCAGGTATTTCTCATCATGCTTTTACTGCACATCAACATAATGCTCATATTGCACAATCTAGTAACTATTTTACTGATTGGATTATAGATACAGGCGCATCTGACCATATGACTTATAATATTGATTTGTTACATAATAAAGTAACATTGAATCCTCCTATGTTGATTGGTTTACCTGATGGCACTCATAAGAGTGTTTCAATATCTGGAGATGTTTTGACACCTGAAATCACCTTGAAACATGTGCTTCTTCTTACTGATTTTAAGCAGAACCTGTTGTCTGTTAGTAAATTGATAGATAACAATAACTTGTCTGCTATTTTCTTGTCTGAACATTGCCTGTTTCAGGACATTTACCCTTTGAAAGAACACGCTGCAAACCATCAACGAACTACTCTTGACTATATTACTGATGAAACTAAACCTACGAATAAATGGAAAACCCCCGAAATAAGGGACGGAAAAAcgattctcaccaaaagggagacttttattgaataa
- the LOC141612607 gene encoding ribosome-inactivating protein PD-L3/PD-L4-like, producing MKALLRISIRAWTIWWCLMQVSSYPTLTLDLDDPTTENYLALVVALRAALRGNQVTCGLPVLGETARAEDRFVLVELEITSTIKVTLAIDVLNVYVVGYLDKHGTSYRANLLKGIPEIAMTDLFEEANIRRHIPFSGDYPQLEKQGVDRDTLPLGLFRLKAAAKSVYGVEKPKPKDEAGFLIIAVQMISEAARFKYIAKQIRAIQPYESVLPNPKVSRLENKWGPLSEAIIGSDHCGELMKPVELFDEYNIKWIVRRVDEISADMGILKHSSPRVQVS from the coding sequence ATGAAGGCCTTATTACGGATATCGATACGGGCTTGGACTATATGGTGGTGTCTTATGCAAGTTTCAAGCTACCCTACCTTAACCTTAGACCTTGACGATCCAACCACGGAAAATTATTTAGCGTTGGTGGTTGCCCTTCGAGCTGCCCTAAGAGGGAACCAAGTCACTTGCGGTTTACCCGTGCTAGGGGAAACCGCAAGAGCAGAGGATCGGTTCGTGTTAGTAGAACTCGAAATCACTTCTACAATCAAAGTAACACTCGCAATAGACGTTCTTAACGTCTACGTAGTTGGTTACCTTGACAAACACGGTACATCATATCGCGCTAATTTACTTAAAGGGATACCGGAAATAGCTATGACGGACTTATTCGAAGAAGCGAATATTCGGCGACATATTCCATTTTCAGGGGATTACCCTCAATTGGAAAAACAAGGTGTCGATCGAGATACGCTTCCTTTAGGACTATTTAGGCTTAAGGCCGCGGCTAAGTCCGTGTATGGGGTAGAGAAGCCGAAACCAAAAGATGAGGCGGGTTTTTTAATCATTGCGGTACAGATGATTTCTGAAGCAGCGCGATTTAAGTACATTGCTAAACAGATACGGGCTATTCAACCGTATGAGTCTGTTTTACCGAATCCTAAGGTTTCGAGGTTGGAGAATAAGTGGGGTCCACTCTCGGAGGCTATTATAGGCTCGGATCACTGTGGCGAGTTGATGAAGCCGGTGGAGTTGTTTGATGAATATAATATTAAATGGATTGTTAGACGAGTTGATGAGATTTCTGCTGATATGGGCATACTTAAACACAGTTCCCCTAGAGTGCAAGTTTCTTAA